The following proteins are encoded in a genomic region of Bradyrhizobium sp. SK17:
- a CDS encoding xanthine dehydrogenase family protein molybdopterin-binding subunit, whose amino-acid sequence MVDATTADTAFANEGIGARVLRKEDARHLRGRGQFAGDIKIAGMREVAFVRSPVAHALITHRRKPAGREADVLIADDLAGVLPITTRSSIPGYKVSDYPALATDRVRFVGEIVAMCVAATRAQAEDLSELAEIEYDELEPIVSCAAGRRAEAPLIHERWGDNLFLTTSFDQRMEEVVASAPVRVDLELSTARQVMHPMEGKGLVAYWDHRAGQLVVQTSTQVPHMIRIGLAECLGIPQAMIRVIAPDVGGGFGYKCMLMPEEVAVSWLALTRKEAFRWLEDRREHLTAGANARQHEYKITAYADRSGRLLGLDAEVAIDCGAYSVWPFSACLEAAQAGGNLPGPYDLQAYRCRTYSVATNKPPFAPYRGVARPGVCFAIEATIDAIARAVGREPWQVRLENLVAGAAMPYTNITGKHYDSGDYPASLRAVKEMIGFDELRTRGGRDDRGRYLGVGFATYTEQSAHGTKVFAAWGLPLVPGFDQAQVKLTPDGALEVRAGIHTIGQGLETTLAQIAHERTGVPIQHIRVTLGDTALTPFSTGAYASRGIVMSGGAVSVAAGIVADRIRAIAAHLLQAKSEDVIFRAGRIVAGEASVGYEDVGRAWYMRPDQLPDDVDRGGLEAVGAYKPAVDGGVFSYASHAASIAVDPETGEVEILDYAIVEDCGRMVNPMIVDGQTFGGAAQGIGTALFEESPYDDNGQPLASTLIDYLLPGPTELPRFRIQHMETPSPYSAHGLKGVGEGGAIAPSAAIVNAINDALKPLGAVLGQIPATPERILTAIAAAEAGAGV is encoded by the coding sequence ATGGTGGATGCAACTACTGCGGATACAGCTTTCGCGAACGAAGGCATCGGCGCGCGGGTGCTCAGGAAGGAAGATGCGCGGCATCTTCGCGGCCGCGGACAGTTCGCCGGCGACATCAAGATTGCCGGCATGCGGGAGGTCGCATTCGTTCGCAGTCCGGTTGCACATGCGCTGATCACGCATCGCCGCAAGCCGGCGGGCCGGGAAGCCGACGTGCTGATTGCGGATGATCTTGCCGGCGTCCTTCCGATCACGACCCGCTCGTCGATCCCGGGCTACAAGGTATCGGACTATCCGGCCCTGGCGACAGACCGGGTGCGCTTTGTCGGCGAGATCGTCGCAATGTGCGTGGCGGCAACGCGCGCTCAGGCCGAGGATCTGAGCGAGCTCGCCGAGATCGAATACGACGAGCTCGAGCCGATCGTCAGCTGTGCCGCTGGTCGCCGGGCAGAGGCTCCGCTCATTCATGAGCGGTGGGGCGATAATCTGTTCCTTACGACCTCGTTCGATCAGAGGATGGAGGAAGTCGTCGCATCCGCGCCGGTCAGGGTGGATCTTGAACTTTCTACCGCCCGGCAAGTCATGCATCCGATGGAGGGCAAGGGGCTGGTGGCTTATTGGGACCACCGGGCAGGGCAGCTTGTGGTGCAAACCTCGACGCAGGTCCCGCACATGATCAGGATCGGCCTTGCTGAATGTCTCGGCATACCGCAGGCCATGATCAGGGTGATCGCGCCGGATGTCGGCGGCGGGTTCGGCTACAAATGCATGCTGATGCCTGAGGAAGTGGCGGTGTCATGGCTGGCGCTGACACGGAAGGAAGCTTTCCGCTGGCTCGAAGACCGGCGCGAGCATCTCACTGCCGGCGCCAATGCCAGGCAGCACGAGTACAAAATTACCGCATATGCCGACAGGAGCGGCCGTCTTCTCGGTCTCGATGCTGAGGTCGCGATCGATTGTGGCGCGTATTCGGTGTGGCCGTTCTCCGCCTGTCTCGAGGCAGCGCAGGCCGGAGGCAACCTGCCCGGTCCATACGATCTGCAAGCCTATCGATGCCGAACCTATTCGGTGGCAACCAACAAGCCGCCATTCGCTCCCTATCGCGGAGTGGCGCGACCCGGGGTGTGCTTCGCCATCGAGGCCACGATCGACGCGATCGCGCGCGCGGTCGGCCGTGAGCCATGGCAAGTCCGGCTTGAGAACCTCGTTGCCGGAGCTGCCATGCCCTACACCAACATTACCGGCAAGCATTATGACAGCGGCGACTATCCGGCCTCGCTCAGGGCCGTCAAGGAGATGATCGGCTTCGATGAGCTCCGCACGCGGGGAGGCCGGGATGATCGGGGCCGCTATCTTGGCGTCGGCTTTGCCACCTACACCGAACAGTCCGCACATGGCACCAAGGTTTTTGCGGCATGGGGCTTGCCGCTGGTGCCCGGCTTCGACCAGGCCCAGGTGAAGCTGACTCCCGACGGTGCGCTGGAAGTGCGTGCCGGCATTCACACCATCGGGCAGGGGCTGGAGACGACTCTCGCGCAAATAGCGCATGAGCGGACCGGGGTGCCGATCCAGCACATCCGGGTGACGCTCGGAGACACGGCGTTGACGCCGTTCTCGACCGGAGCCTATGCCTCGCGCGGCATTGTCATGAGCGGCGGCGCGGTTTCGGTGGCGGCCGGCATTGTTGCGGACCGGATCCGGGCAATCGCCGCGCATCTGCTTCAGGCAAAATCCGAAGATGTCATCTTTCGGGCGGGGCGGATCGTCGCCGGGGAGGCCAGTGTCGGCTACGAGGATGTCGGCCGTGCATGGTACATGCGGCCAGATCAACTGCCCGACGACGTCGATCGGGGTGGGTTGGAAGCGGTCGGAGCCTACAAGCCCGCAGTCGATGGCGGCGTGTTTTCCTATGCGAGCCATGCCGCGTCGATCGCCGTCGATCCGGAAACCGGCGAAGTTGAGATCCTCGACTACGCGATCGTCGAGGACTGCGGGCGAATGGTCAATCCGATGATTGTGGACGGTCAAACCTTCGGCGGCGCCGCGCAGGGAATCGGGACGGCGCTGTTCGAGGAGAGCCCTTATGACGACAATGGCCAGCCGCTGGCCTCGACACTGATCGATTATCTGCTGCCGGGGCCGACCGAGCTGCCGCGCTTCCGCATCCAGCATATGGAGACGCCGTCGCCATATTCCGCCCACGGCCTGAAGGGTGTCGGCGAGGGCGGGGCGATCGCGCCTTCGGCCGCGATCGTCAATGCCATCAATGATGCGCTCAAGCCGCTCGGCGCGGTCCTTGGCCAGATTCCGGCGACGCCGGAGCGGATCCTGACCGCTATCGCGGCCGCCGAAGCCGGAGCTGGCGTATGA
- a CDS encoding transporter, with product MKLKLLLIGSVAACGLLPRSAQSFEFGYAGYAQKPGLVVGNGASNPPPGLYAFDQVFTYQAKLAGPGAPIIDGNATSVHAAAATAGLFWVPGWTIFGASYDAVIAQPWLMADLGDPININPAGLHNTFIAPIELSWKLGESGFYARAGLGLYAPTGATSGANGLGNVGTPWWVIQPNVQLSYLRDGWNLTANLFDEINTRNPLTGYRSGDILHAEFTATRTVGKWTVGPVAYYVGQISNDKSSSFYGGAINTNRYNVWAAGALVGYDFGPATLTVWATSEISASASGGTPISGSDPASISKGISLFANLSYRLWSPDAPATPSAGHHK from the coding sequence ATGAAGCTGAAGCTCTTGCTGATCGGCTCCGTTGCAGCTTGCGGGCTGCTGCCTCGATCCGCACAGTCGTTTGAATTCGGCTACGCCGGCTATGCGCAGAAGCCGGGACTTGTCGTGGGGAATGGAGCATCCAATCCTCCTCCGGGCCTCTATGCGTTCGATCAGGTATTCACCTATCAGGCAAAACTCGCTGGACCCGGAGCGCCAATCATCGATGGCAACGCGACATCGGTTCACGCGGCCGCGGCAACCGCCGGCCTGTTCTGGGTACCCGGATGGACAATATTCGGGGCCTCGTACGACGCGGTCATCGCGCAGCCCTGGCTCATGGCCGACCTAGGCGATCCCATCAACATCAACCCGGCGGGTTTGCACAACACCTTCATCGCGCCGATCGAACTGAGTTGGAAACTTGGAGAGAGCGGTTTCTACGCGAGAGCCGGTCTCGGCCTCTATGCTCCCACCGGTGCGACCAGCGGCGCCAACGGCCTCGGCAATGTCGGCACGCCCTGGTGGGTTATTCAGCCGAACGTCCAGCTATCCTATCTCAGAGATGGCTGGAATCTCACAGCCAACCTGTTCGACGAGATCAACACCCGCAATCCGCTGACTGGCTACAGGAGCGGCGACATCCTGCACGCGGAATTCACCGCAACAAGGACCGTCGGCAAATGGACCGTCGGTCCGGTCGCCTACTACGTCGGTCAGATCAGCAACGACAAATCGAGCTCGTTCTACGGCGGCGCGATCAATACCAACCGCTACAACGTCTGGGCGGCGGGCGCGCTGGTCGGCTATGACTTTGGTCCTGCCACGCTGACCGTATGGGCTACGAGCGAAATCTCCGCGAGCGCGTCAGGAGGCACTCCGATCTCGGGCTCCGATCCGGCATCGATCAGCAAAGGAATCAGCCTCTTTGCCAATTTGAGCTACAGGCTCTGGAGCCCGGATGCGCCAGCCACTCCGAGCGCTGGACACCACAAATAG
- a CDS encoding AraC family transcriptional regulator produces MSDALQLQAGSFMAVREQSIICAAAAYATLAAVAGKANDLQILKAKLGIGQSGQMPADTASFPLATFTAALEVTAADRGDGLLGLNLGKSIQFESFGELATLALAAATLGDALQKFVRHSCVLQSNSRFDLSVSGDFARLSYAIVDPAVKLRRQDACFTVAVQHAFVSRKLGYEVRPSLVEFQHTPGMDASDYHAHFGCPVQFGKRVNAICFPAKLLDEPAVRADPGRGSRLEAVLVDRTKSMVRGFDLSAAIDAWVVSALCIGASVEIERAAGDFGMSLRSFQRELMECRLNYLEIRNRVRCRIARQLLSETSTAITSIAHYLGYSETSAFSRIFKRLTGVSPSGYRVRAVLGAHQPIETDTADGAA; encoded by the coding sequence ATGTCTGACGCTTTGCAGTTGCAGGCGGGGAGTTTCATGGCCGTGCGAGAGCAGAGCATCATTTGTGCCGCTGCGGCGTATGCGACGCTCGCCGCGGTCGCGGGGAAGGCAAACGATCTCCAGATACTGAAAGCGAAGCTTGGAATCGGTCAGAGCGGCCAAATGCCGGCGGACACTGCATCCTTTCCACTCGCAACATTTACCGCGGCCCTCGAAGTCACGGCTGCCGATCGCGGGGACGGCTTGCTGGGTCTGAATCTCGGCAAGTCGATTCAGTTCGAAAGCTTTGGCGAACTCGCAACACTTGCGCTCGCAGCGGCGACGCTTGGTGACGCGTTGCAGAAATTCGTTCGCCATTCTTGCGTTCTGCAGAGCAACTCACGGTTCGATCTCTCGGTCAGTGGCGATTTTGCCCGGCTGAGCTATGCGATCGTCGATCCCGCGGTGAAGCTGCGGCGACAGGACGCCTGCTTTACGGTCGCGGTCCAGCACGCATTTGTTTCAAGGAAGCTTGGATACGAGGTTCGGCCGAGCCTGGTGGAGTTTCAGCATACGCCTGGAATGGACGCATCGGACTATCATGCCCATTTTGGATGCCCCGTGCAGTTCGGCAAACGAGTGAATGCGATCTGCTTTCCCGCGAAATTGCTGGATGAGCCGGCCGTGCGCGCCGATCCTGGCCGCGGCTCGCGGCTCGAAGCGGTACTCGTTGATCGAACGAAATCGATGGTAAGGGGCTTCGACCTTTCAGCGGCCATTGACGCCTGGGTGGTCTCGGCCCTTTGCATCGGCGCGAGTGTCGAGATCGAACGAGCCGCCGGCGATTTCGGAATGAGCCTTCGTTCCTTCCAGCGCGAGTTGATGGAATGCAGGCTCAACTACCTGGAAATCCGCAATCGCGTTCGCTGTCGGATAGCGCGGCAGCTGCTCAGCGAAACCTCAACCGCGATCACCTCGATCGCGCACTATCTCGGTTACAGCGAGACCAGCGCGTTCTCTCGCATATTCAAACGTTTGACCGGTGTCAGCCCGTCCGGATACCGGGTGCGGGCTGTCCTAGGGGCACATCAACCGATCGAGACCGATACAGCCGATGGCGCAGCCTGA
- a CDS encoding MarR family winged helix-turn-helix transcriptional regulator, translating into MDKRAKTSNTEPFYASMPLWARPGFLIRRLHQINYAIFFEECDAYDITPVQYALLTTLSMNPDTDQVTLGREIGIDRTNVADVLRRLEQRGLVKRRKADHDGRATIARLTPAGDKVARDMFSAMQRAQTRLLAPLPIEERKAFMATLLKLVEANNHLGRTTFQPK; encoded by the coding sequence ATGGACAAGCGTGCGAAGACGTCGAACACCGAACCGTTCTACGCGAGCATGCCACTCTGGGCGCGGCCGGGATTTCTGATCCGCCGTCTGCACCAGATCAACTATGCGATTTTTTTCGAGGAATGCGACGCTTACGACATCACGCCGGTCCAATACGCGCTGCTGACGACACTCAGCATGAACCCCGACACCGATCAGGTCACGCTCGGACGCGAGATCGGTATCGACAGGACCAATGTTGCGGACGTGCTGCGCCGCCTCGAACAGCGCGGCCTGGTCAAGCGGCGCAAAGCCGATCATGACGGCCGGGCGACTATTGCACGCCTGACGCCTGCGGGGGACAAGGTTGCGCGGGACATGTTCAGCGCCATGCAGCGGGCGCAGACACGACTGCTGGCGCCGCTTCCCATCGAGGAGCGTAAGGCCTTCATGGCGACGCTGCTCAAGCTGGTCGAGGCCAACAATCATCTTGGCAGGACGACTTTTCAGCCAAAATAG
- a CDS encoding primary-amine oxidase, translating into MSNERRQRTKAVAQHPLDPLTVEEIRTACNLVAITSRSREHCRFPLVRLEEPGKEDLRRQPDGETMPRQAFVLTLDSETGEAAEHIVDLTRGAIVQRRPLRNSTAPYGQPPITLEDVLRCEEIVKADAGWRAAMRRRGVTEQQIKLVQVDPFSAGFFDRSFEQGSRIVRAVSYFREDIQDNGYARPIEGVVAVVDLVLGKVVDLSDDEPVIPIPAKKRNYAAALNRSPRADIKPLNIEQPDGPSFRVNGWQVDWQKWSFRVGFTPREGLVLHQLAYQDGDRKRSLIHRASVTEMVVPYADPTTNHYWKSAFDAGEYGLGVLANALELGCDCLGNIHYFDVPAASCFGEPQVMKNAICMHEEDYGILWKHYEFRNGLFEVRRSRRLVISFFATVGNYDYGFYWYLYQDGTIQLEAKLTGIIQTAAVRSGEPYPWGGMVDDNLAGPTHQHFFNVRMHMDLDGGGNTVTEHEFAPRPWGSDNPYGNAFDLRSRTLSRELDASAIADGRVGRYWKITNPNTTNSVGNPSGYKLIVTPSPLMLAQEGSSVHRRAGFATRHVWVTAYDPVQKYASGDYPNIHSGGDGLPAYVKENRNIANTDIVVWHTFGHTHVCKPEDFPVMPVEYAGFMLKPNGFFAANPADDIPPDRNSRSVQARGDHDTRNSQLSETANTCCRTNAE; encoded by the coding sequence ATGAGTAACGAGAGGCGCCAAAGGACAAAGGCGGTCGCGCAGCATCCACTGGATCCGCTGACTGTCGAAGAGATCAGGACTGCGTGCAATCTGGTGGCGATCACGTCGCGGTCGAGGGAGCATTGCAGGTTTCCGCTCGTGCGTCTCGAAGAGCCCGGTAAGGAGGATCTTCGCCGCCAACCGGACGGAGAAACAATGCCGCGGCAGGCGTTCGTGCTGACACTCGACAGCGAGACGGGGGAGGCGGCCGAGCATATCGTCGATCTGACGCGGGGCGCCATCGTTCAACGGCGGCCTCTGCGGAATTCCACGGCGCCGTATGGTCAACCTCCGATCACGCTGGAAGATGTCTTGCGATGCGAGGAAATCGTCAAGGCGGATGCCGGTTGGCGAGCCGCCATGCGCCGCCGCGGCGTGACGGAGCAACAGATCAAGCTTGTTCAGGTCGACCCGTTTTCCGCCGGCTTTTTTGATCGAAGCTTCGAGCAAGGGAGCCGCATCGTCCGCGCCGTGAGCTATTTCCGTGAAGATATTCAGGACAATGGTTATGCGCGGCCGATCGAGGGGGTGGTTGCGGTTGTTGATCTCGTCCTCGGAAAGGTGGTGGACCTCAGCGATGACGAGCCGGTCATTCCAATTCCTGCAAAGAAGCGAAACTATGCAGCAGCCTTGAACCGGTCGCCACGCGCGGACATCAAGCCGCTCAACATCGAACAGCCTGACGGTCCGAGTTTCCGCGTGAATGGCTGGCAGGTCGATTGGCAGAAGTGGAGCTTTCGGGTCGGCTTCACGCCGCGAGAGGGGCTTGTCCTGCACCAGCTTGCCTATCAGGACGGGGACCGGAAGCGGTCGCTCATTCATCGGGCCAGTGTCACCGAAATGGTCGTGCCGTACGCCGATCCGACCACCAATCATTATTGGAAATCGGCGTTTGACGCAGGCGAGTATGGCCTAGGTGTGCTCGCGAATGCCCTCGAGCTCGGATGCGATTGCCTCGGCAATATTCACTATTTCGACGTTCCGGCGGCAAGCTGCTTCGGCGAGCCCCAGGTGATGAAGAACGCGATCTGCATGCACGAGGAGGATTACGGAATCCTTTGGAAGCACTACGAGTTCCGTAACGGTCTCTTTGAAGTACGCCGCTCGCGGCGATTGGTCATCAGCTTCTTTGCGACGGTCGGCAATTACGACTACGGCTTCTACTGGTACCTATACCAGGATGGGACGATCCAGCTGGAGGCCAAGCTCACTGGAATCATTCAAACCGCCGCGGTGCGCAGCGGAGAGCCATATCCATGGGGCGGGATGGTTGATGACAATCTCGCTGGTCCAACCCATCAGCACTTTTTCAATGTCCGCATGCACATGGATCTCGATGGTGGCGGCAACACGGTGACCGAGCACGAATTTGCGCCCCGCCCATGGGGCTCAGACAATCCGTACGGCAACGCGTTCGATTTGAGGTCACGCACGCTGTCCCGGGAACTGGACGCCAGCGCGATCGCCGACGGCCGAGTAGGGCGCTACTGGAAGATCACCAATCCGAATACGACGAACTCGGTTGGTAATCCGTCCGGTTACAAGCTGATCGTGACGCCGAGCCCGCTGATGCTGGCGCAGGAGGGAAGCTCGGTTCACCGGCGAGCGGGATTCGCGACCCGGCACGTCTGGGTGACCGCATATGATCCGGTGCAAAAATATGCCAGTGGCGACTATCCGAATATCCACTCCGGTGGAGATGGCTTGCCCGCCTATGTCAAGGAGAACCGCAACATTGCGAACACGGATATCGTCGTCTGGCATACGTTCGGTCACACCCATGTGTGCAAGCCGGAAGACTTTCCGGTCATGCCGGTCGAATACGCCGGCTTCATGCTGAAGCCGAACGGGTTCTTTGCCGCCAATCCCGCAGACGATATTCCGCCGGACCGCAATTCTCGCAGCGTTCAGGCCAGGGGAGACCACGACACGCGCAACAGCCAGCTGAGTGAGACCGCCAATACCTGTTGCCGAACCAACGCAGAGTGA
- a CDS encoding (2Fe-2S)-binding protein, whose product MNTLVAELTVNGAPVKAIAEPRTQLCEILRETLNLTGTHVGCEQGVCGACTVLVDGKPQRSCVSYAGDCSGSSVITIEG is encoded by the coding sequence ATGAATACACTGGTTGCAGAACTCACGGTCAACGGCGCGCCGGTCAAGGCGATCGCCGAGCCCCGCACCCAGCTGTGCGAAATCCTGAGGGAGACGCTGAACCTGACTGGAACGCATGTCGGCTGCGAGCAGGGGGTCTGCGGTGCCTGCACGGTGCTGGTCGACGGCAAGCCGCAACGTTCTTGCGTGAGCTATGCAGGTGACTGCTCCGGAAGTTCGGTCATCACGATCGAGGGTTAG
- a CDS encoding xanthine dehydrogenase family protein subunit M, with the protein MKPAAFTYSRARSVADAVDQLAAANGEAKLFAGGQSLGPMLNLRLARPGTLIDIRHIAELRRVETSSQHIAIGATVTHADIEDGSFEDVSCGMLPFIAHGIAYRAVRNRGTVGGSLAHSDPAADWISTMVALDATIIVRSATEQTRCIAAADFIAGAFTSALGASELITGIELRRFSPGARWGYYKVCRKTGEFAKAIGICVMDESAGAFKVVAGATEGRPIVLVEATRLLREGGPDRAVTVVPDEIGQRLAHLTASHRQQMNAAVCRSLAQLNKGRGKT; encoded by the coding sequence ATGAAGCCTGCTGCTTTCACTTATTCAAGGGCGCGCTCCGTGGCCGACGCGGTCGATCAGCTTGCAGCCGCAAACGGCGAAGCCAAATTGTTCGCGGGCGGCCAATCGCTCGGGCCAATGTTGAATCTGAGATTGGCACGTCCTGGTACACTTATCGATATCAGGCACATTGCCGAACTGCGGCGCGTCGAGACGAGCAGTCAGCACATCGCGATCGGGGCGACGGTGACACATGCGGACATCGAGGACGGCAGCTTCGAGGATGTGAGCTGCGGCATGCTTCCTTTCATCGCGCATGGGATTGCCTATCGCGCGGTCCGCAACCGCGGCACGGTCGGAGGGAGCCTCGCTCATTCCGATCCCGCGGCGGACTGGATTTCGACCATGGTCGCGCTCGATGCGACGATCATCGTGCGGTCGGCGACAGAGCAAACACGGTGCATTGCTGCGGCGGATTTCATCGCTGGCGCCTTCACGTCTGCACTCGGCGCTTCGGAGCTCATCACCGGAATAGAGCTCAGGCGATTCTCTCCTGGCGCACGCTGGGGTTACTACAAGGTCTGCCGCAAGACCGGCGAGTTTGCGAAAGCGATCGGCATATGCGTGATGGATGAAAGTGCCGGCGCCTTCAAGGTCGTCGCGGGAGCGACCGAAGGACGTCCCATTGTCCTTGTCGAGGCCACGCGCCTGTTGCGCGAGGGCGGTCCTGACCGGGCGGTCACAGTTGTACCCGATGAGATCGGCCAGAGGCTTGCTCATCTGACGGCGAGCCACCGGCAGCAGATGAACGCGGCGGTATGCCGGAGCCTTGCCCAGCTGAACAAGGGACGCGGGAAGACATGA
- a CDS encoding MFS transporter encodes MTQISIEHSATVAARGDWRLIIASTLGGLFEWYDFYVYAALAVLLSEKFFPQGNATVAFMGTLAAFGAGFLVRPLGALVFGRLGDVIGRKVTFLVTMSMMGIATIGIGLLPTYATAGIWATISLVVLRLVQGFAHGGETGGAVTYLAEYAPAGRRGLQTSFLQTTAAFGLTVAVLITLGLRSALTHDQFLDWGWRIPFLISVFLLAMSMYIRSKLDETPVFRRMKAAGQISRNPIVESFGAADNLRKVGLLFVVCAGLGAIFGTCLFHSMFFLSKTLGLPIQTVQGIVCAAVIATAPLYLLFGWLSDRIGRKPVLLAACLLSAVTTFPIFKAMTHYGNPALESFLERTPVAVLATDCRFRLFSLPASDCDRIAAQLSDMGIAFEVVRTGDNGDAEVRVAGRMLSNPDRTALRAALVAAGWPEQADPRQANVAMLAVLVFFLDLYLAMIFAPIAAFMAELFPARLRYTSMSLPFHLGAGWIGGFLPFSVAAMNMYFGSFYAGLWYPVVISAVVFVIGLLFVPETYKRGM; translated from the coding sequence TTGACCCAGATTTCGATCGAGCATTCAGCGACAGTGGCGGCCAGGGGAGACTGGCGGCTCATCATTGCATCCACGCTCGGTGGACTGTTCGAGTGGTACGACTTTTACGTCTACGCTGCTCTTGCGGTTCTGCTGTCGGAGAAGTTCTTCCCGCAAGGAAACGCGACCGTCGCTTTCATGGGAACTTTGGCCGCCTTTGGTGCAGGATTTCTGGTGCGGCCGCTCGGCGCCCTCGTGTTCGGCCGCCTGGGCGATGTGATCGGCCGGAAGGTCACCTTCCTCGTGACAATGTCGATGATGGGCATAGCGACGATCGGAATCGGATTGCTGCCGACCTATGCAACCGCGGGGATCTGGGCAACGATCTCGCTTGTGGTGTTGCGCTTGGTGCAAGGATTTGCTCATGGCGGCGAGACGGGCGGCGCGGTCACCTATCTCGCGGAGTACGCCCCGGCGGGCCGGCGAGGTCTGCAGACGAGCTTCCTGCAAACCACTGCGGCCTTCGGGCTCACGGTGGCGGTTCTGATCACGCTCGGGCTTCGATCTGCACTCACGCACGATCAATTCCTGGATTGGGGCTGGCGTATTCCCTTCCTGATCTCGGTGTTCCTGCTGGCGATGTCGATGTACATTCGCAGTAAGCTCGACGAGACGCCTGTCTTTCGTCGCATGAAAGCGGCAGGCCAGATTTCGCGCAACCCGATCGTGGAGAGCTTCGGGGCGGCCGACAATCTCCGCAAGGTAGGACTGCTGTTCGTCGTCTGCGCGGGCCTCGGAGCGATCTTCGGGACCTGTCTGTTCCACTCGATGTTCTTCCTGAGCAAGACCCTCGGGCTTCCGATCCAGACGGTGCAGGGGATCGTTTGTGCCGCGGTCATCGCAACTGCTCCGCTTTATTTGTTATTCGGCTGGTTATCCGATCGGATCGGGCGCAAGCCGGTTCTGCTGGCCGCCTGTCTGCTTTCTGCCGTCACGACCTTTCCGATCTTCAAGGCGATGACGCATTACGGTAATCCGGCGCTGGAAAGCTTTCTCGAGCGGACGCCGGTCGCTGTGCTGGCAACGGACTGCCGGTTCCGGCTGTTTTCGCTGCCGGCAAGCGATTGCGATCGTATCGCCGCGCAATTGTCCGACATGGGCATTGCATTCGAGGTCGTGCGGACAGGCGACAACGGTGATGCGGAGGTTCGTGTGGCAGGCCGGATGCTTTCAAATCCGGACCGCACCGCGCTGCGCGCTGCGCTGGTGGCGGCCGGCTGGCCCGAGCAGGCGGATCCCCGGCAGGCGAATGTCGCGATGCTTGCCGTGCTGGTTTTTTTCCTCGATCTCTATCTCGCGATGATCTTTGCTCCGATCGCTGCATTCATGGCCGAGCTATTTCCGGCGCGTCTGCGCTACACGTCGATGTCCCTGCCGTTTCATCTGGGGGCCGGATGGATCGGCGGCTTCCTGCCATTCTCGGTTGCCGCCATGAACATGTATTTCGGATCGTTCTACGCCGGTCTTTGGTATCCCGTCGTGATCTCGGCGGTCGTGTTCGTGATCGGTCTCCTTTTTGTGCCTGAGACCTACAAGCGTGGCATGTGA